Proteins from one Streptomyces sp. NBC_00289 genomic window:
- the istA gene encoding IS21 family transposase: protein MVLDPQRWLELRRFRALVESGAVSLTEVAKETGLDRKTVRKYLSSTAASVPPRRTSNGRPRKKAVDEVAPLIDAMLRAEILIKGAVVHERLVKEYGSTINYQRVKLYLQEARPRIAGELGIEPRELAGMHRRFEVVPGAQAQVDWGDEGKILAHLGIPKVYSFHMVLSYSRDPFCCFTTSQDLQTFFDCHRRAFAHFGGVPMSIVYDRTKTVVRRHVAPGEAVPLHPEAVGFAGHYDFDIDVLAAYRPTGKGRVERQVLIVRDHVLAGRAFSSLEELDAAFLAWVPQRRARTHATHHEVIGHRAARDHAALKPLPSSPYLVAERHLRPVGKDCLVAFGGNLYSVPARKVRPRQLVEIRATKSQVMLHTTVPDASGETLLSSHPRAVGRGVVVKQDEHWDGLPTGKNRRTTTGDEPPPPQSEFPAAGRIGPLQALLNRAAATQIEVGRRPLSVYDELTGTRPFTTNSPTKESS from the coding sequence GTGGTTTTGGACCCGCAGCGCTGGCTGGAACTGCGGCGGTTCCGTGCTCTGGTCGAGTCAGGGGCGGTCAGTCTGACCGAGGTGGCCAAGGAGACTGGGCTGGACCGCAAGACGGTCCGCAAGTATCTGTCGAGCACGGCGGCGTCGGTGCCGCCGAGGCGGACGTCGAACGGCCGGCCCCGGAAGAAGGCGGTCGACGAGGTCGCCCCGTTGATCGACGCGATGCTGCGGGCAGAGATCCTCATCAAGGGTGCTGTGGTGCACGAACGCCTGGTGAAGGAGTACGGCTCGACGATCAACTACCAGCGGGTCAAGCTCTATCTGCAGGAGGCCCGGCCGCGGATCGCGGGTGAACTGGGGATCGAGCCGCGGGAGTTGGCGGGTATGCACCGCCGCTTCGAGGTGGTTCCCGGGGCCCAGGCTCAGGTCGACTGGGGCGATGAAGGCAAGATCCTCGCCCACCTGGGAATCCCGAAGGTCTACTCGTTCCATATGGTGCTGTCGTACTCGCGCGATCCGTTCTGCTGCTTCACCACGAGCCAGGACCTGCAGACCTTCTTCGACTGCCACCGGCGGGCATTTGCGCACTTCGGCGGGGTGCCGATGTCGATCGTCTACGACCGGACCAAGACCGTCGTGCGCCGGCACGTCGCTCCCGGTGAGGCGGTTCCGCTGCATCCGGAAGCGGTCGGCTTCGCCGGCCACTACGACTTCGACATCGACGTGCTGGCCGCCTACCGGCCCACCGGGAAGGGTCGGGTCGAACGCCAGGTGTTGATCGTGCGTGATCACGTGCTGGCCGGGCGGGCGTTCTCCTCGCTCGAGGAGTTGGATGCCGCGTTCTTGGCGTGGGTGCCGCAGCGACGCGCCCGCACCCACGCCACCCACCACGAGGTCATCGGACACCGGGCCGCCCGGGATCACGCCGCCCTGAAGCCGTTGCCGTCCTCGCCCTATCTGGTGGCCGAGCGGCATCTGCGGCCGGTGGGCAAGGACTGTCTGGTCGCGTTCGGCGGGAACCTCTACTCGGTGCCCGCCCGCAAGGTCCGCCCGCGTCAGCTGGTGGAGATCAGAGCGACGAAATCCCAGGTCATGCTGCACACGACCGTCCCCGATGCCAGCGGCGAGACGTTGCTGTCCAGCCATCCGCGGGCGGTCGGCCGCGGCGTGGTTGTCAAGCAGGATGAGCACTGGGACGGCCTGCCAACCGGCAAGAACCGCCGCACTACGACGGGCGACGAGCCGCCACCACCGCAGAGCGAGTTCCCCGCGGCGGGTCGCATCGGGCCCTTGCAGGCCCTGTTGAACCGGGCCGCTGCAACCCAGATCGAGGTCGGGCGGCGGCCGCTGTCGGTCTATGACGAACTGACCGGCACCCGGCCCTTCACCACCAACTCCCCGACGAAGGAGTCGTCTTGA
- the istB gene encoding IS21-like element helper ATPase IstB, producing MSELTGNRIRTTAGKLGLPHLAETINEYTRRADEAKMGYLDFLDLVLSEELAVRDDRRFRQGLRLSKLPHHKTLDEYDFSFQPELDPRKVKDLASLSFVDGKANAALLGPPGVGKTHIAVALAVAACRAGYSIYFTSLDDMVRNLKAAESAGRLVNKLGTYLRPSVLVIDEVGYQPLERAEANLVFQVISKRYEKGSIILTSNKTFSEWGQVFGDEVLATAILDRLLHHCEVIAINGPSYRLKNRLQAIERENEVA from the coding sequence TTGAGCGAGCTGACCGGCAACCGCATCCGCACCACGGCCGGCAAGCTCGGCCTGCCCCACCTGGCGGAGACCATCAACGAGTACACCCGCCGAGCCGACGAGGCGAAGATGGGCTACCTCGACTTCCTCGACCTGGTCCTTTCCGAAGAGCTCGCCGTCCGCGACGACCGCCGCTTCCGCCAGGGCCTGCGACTGTCCAAGCTGCCACACCACAAGACGCTGGACGAATACGACTTCTCGTTCCAGCCCGAGCTCGACCCGCGCAAGGTCAAAGACCTCGCCAGCCTCTCCTTCGTCGACGGCAAGGCGAACGCCGCGCTGCTGGGGCCACCGGGAGTGGGCAAGACGCATATCGCTGTCGCTCTCGCTGTCGCGGCCTGCCGGGCCGGCTACTCGATCTACTTCACCAGTCTCGACGACATGGTCCGCAATCTGAAGGCTGCCGAGTCGGCCGGACGGCTGGTCAACAAACTCGGCACCTACCTGCGGCCGAGCGTCCTTGTGATCGATGAGGTGGGCTACCAGCCCCTCGAACGGGCCGAGGCGAACCTGGTCTTTCAGGTCATCTCCAAGCGTTACGAGAAGGGCTCCATCATCCTGACCTCCAACAAGACCTTCAGCGAATGGGGACAGGTGTTCGGCGACGAGGTCCTCGCCACCGCGATCCTCGACCGGCTCCTCCACCACTGCGAAGTGATCGCGATCAACGGCCCGAGCTACCGGCTCAAGAACCGCCTCCAGGCCATCGAGCGGGAGAACGAAGTGGCCTAA
- a CDS encoding ATP-binding protein: MTTTTTSHSRQQRPAPHAAAAGARVFSLPLEHGPLAPATARRAARPILASWGLDEDQLYDALLVISELVTNAVTHALPPVALHLHTTTNGPGRVQVHVSDGGPHTASPTTSWATTRPTDEHGRGTTIITTLAHHTGTTPTPDNDTDGLINHWADLSAA, from the coding sequence ATGACGACCACCACGACCTCCCACAGCCGGCAACAGCGCCCCGCGCCGCACGCCGCCGCGGCCGGTGCGCGCGTGTTCAGCCTGCCACTGGAACACGGACCGCTCGCACCGGCCACCGCCCGCCGTGCCGCCCGCCCCATCCTGGCCTCCTGGGGACTGGACGAAGACCAGCTCTACGACGCCCTGCTGGTCATCTCCGAACTGGTCACCAACGCCGTCACCCACGCCCTACCCCCCGTCGCCCTGCACCTGCACACCACCACCAACGGCCCAGGCCGCGTCCAAGTCCACGTCAGCGACGGCGGCCCCCACACCGCCTCCCCCACCACCAGCTGGGCCACCACCCGCCCCACAGACGAACACGGCCGCGGCACCACCATCATCACCACCCTCGCCCACCACACCGGCACCACCCCCACCCCCGACAACGACACCGACGGCCTCATCAACCACTGGGCCGACCTCAGCGCCGCCTGA
- a CDS encoding transposase, with protein MDTIGKILATLTIPTDTGGFQQLLDWATSFGKVLAFGVEGTGFYGATLASFLRRAGHKVVEAGRPDRRLRRMNGKSDTLDAENAAPRFSPALPPPLPRRRTARPR; from the coding sequence ATGGACACCATCGGCAAAATCCTGGCGACATTGACTATCCCCACGGACACCGGTGGATTCCAGCAACTCCTGGACTGGGCAACCTCGTTCGGCAAGGTGCTCGCATTCGGGGTCGAGGGCACCGGCTTCTACGGCGCCACCCTGGCCTCGTTCCTTCGCCGGGCCGGTCACAAGGTGGTCGAGGCCGGCCGGCCGGACCGGCGGCTACGGCGGATGAACGGCAAGTCCGACACGCTGGATGCCGAGAACGCCGCCCCGCGGTTCTCGCCGGCTTTGCCACCGCCACTCCCAAGACGGCGGACGGCGAGGCCGAGATGA